A part of Cannabis sativa cultivar Pink pepper isolate KNU-18-1 chromosome 6, ASM2916894v1, whole genome shotgun sequence genomic DNA contains:
- the LOC115695550 gene encoding homeobox-leucine zipper protein HAT14-like — protein sequence MEKKPLTCFDLFPEEKDDFFEDHNSRNDDVYKPNNNSGSRKKLKLTKDQFSILENHFNLSNSNLDRTTKYALANELNLTPQQVSVWFQNKRAR from the exons ATGGAGAAAAAACCTTTAACTTGCTTTGACCTTTTTCCAGAAGAAAAAGATGATTTCTTTGAGGACCACAACTCACGAAACGACGACGTTTACAAGCCTAATAATAATAGTGGTAGTAGGAAAAAGTTGAAGCTCACCAAAGACCAATTTTCTATCTTGGAAAATCATTTCAACTTGAGtaattctaatcttgatcgg ACCACAAAATATGCACTTGCAAATGAATTGAATCTAACTCCACAACAGGTTTCAGTTTGGTTTCAGAATAAAAGAGCCAggtaa
- the LOC115725284 gene encoding beta-fructofuranosidase, insoluble isoenzyme 1, which yields MGLLRFLSFLILFCFCFDNVVEGSHKIIPEYQSLDINEVNPIHRTGFHFQPQKHWINDPNGPMYFKGIYHLFYQYNPWGAVWGNIVWAHSVSEDMVNWESLEPAIFPSEDYDINGCWSGSATVLPGNKPVIMYTGIDKSIRQIQNYAIPKNASDPYLREWIKPKNNPIAIPDKSENASAFRDPTTAWKGEDGHWRMVVGGKRNRRGMAHLYRSKDFKTWIKAKHPLHSVPHTGMWECPDFYPVSISGTKNGLDTSSLGKNIKHVFKASLDITRYEYYTIGTYLPNKDRYVPDNTSIDGWAGLRYDYGNYYASKTFFDPSKMRRVLWGWANESDTEDDDVAKGWAGVQTIPRTVWLDPNGKQLLQWPIEEIETLRDQKVEVNNLKLEKGDFSEIKGITAAQADVDVVFSFPSLEKAEEFDSSWDNAENLCAQKPSHIEGGIGPFGLLTLASENLEEYTPVFFRIFKAPKKNVVLMCSDASRSSLSPDLYKPSFAGFVDADITDNKLSLRSLIDHSIIENFGEEGKTCITSRVYPSLAIGDNAHLYVFNNGSETVTVQNLQAWSMKSPTVMN from the exons ATGGGGTTATTAAggtttttatcatttttaatacTATTTTGTTTCTGTTTTGATAATGTTGTGGAAGGTTCTcataaaataattccagaatatCAATCTTTGGATATTAATGAAGTCAATCCCATTCACAGAACTGGATTTCATTTCCAACCCCAAAAGCATTGGATCAATg ACCCAAATG gacCTATGTACTTCAAaggaatttaccatttattttatcaataCAATCCATGGGGAGCTGTATGGGGAAATATTGTGTGGGCACATTCAGTTTCAGAAGACATGGTTAACTGGGAATCTCTTGAACCAGCCATATTCCCTTCCGAAGATTACGACATAAACGGTTGCTGGTCGGGATCTGCTACTGTTCTTCCTGGTAACAAGCCTGTGATTATGTATACAG GTATTGATAAAAGCATTAGACAAATCCAAAACTATGCCATACCAAAAAATGCATCTGATCCATACCTAAGAGAATGGATCAAACCAAAGAACAATCCAATAGCAATACCAGACAAAAGCGAAAACGCCAGCGCATTTCGCGACCCAACGACTGCATGGAAAGGCGAAGATGGTCACTGGAGAATGGTGGTTGGAGGCAAAAGAAACCGCCGAGGCATGGCACATTTGTATAGAAGCAAAGATTTCAAGACTTGGATCAAAGCCAAACACCCTTTACACTCAGTGCCACACACTGGGATGTGGGAGTGTCCTGATTTTTACCCTGTTTCAATTTCTGGTACCAAAAATGGTTTGGACACTTCTTCACTTGGAAAAAATATCAAACATGTTTTCAAAGCTAGTCTTGATATTACTAGGTATGAGTACTATACTATTGGTACTTATTTACCTAATAAAGATAGGTATGTACCTGATAATACTTCCATTGATGGTTGGGCTGGTTTGAGATAtgattatggaaattattatgCTTCAAAAACATTTTTTGATCCTTCTAAGATGAGAAGGGTTTTGTGGGGTTGGGCTAATGAGTCTGATACTGAGGATGATGATGTAGCTAAAGGATGGGCTGGTGTTCAG acaattcCAAGGACAGTTTGGCTTGATCCTAATGGAAAACAATTGCTACAATGGCCTATTGAAGAGATTGAAACCTTAAGAGATCAAAAGGTTGAAGTAAACAATCTTAAACTTGAAAAGGGTGATTTTTCTGAGATTAAAGGAATAACAGCTGCTCAG GCTGATGTAGATGTTGTCTTTTCATTTCCAAGTTTGGAAAAAGCTGAAGAATTTGATTCAAGTTGGGATAATGCAGAAAATCTTTGTGCACAAAAACCTTCCCATATTGAAGGTGGTATTGGACCATTTGGATTACTCACATTAGCTTCTGAAAATCTAGAGGAATATACACCAGTATTCTTCAGAATATTTAAGGCACCAAAAAAGAATGTAGTTCTTATGTGTTCTGATGCTTCAAG ATCTTCTTTGTCACCTGACTTGTATAAACCATCATTTGCTGGATTCGTAGATGCAGACATAACTGATAATAAGCTTTCTCTTAGAAGTTTG ATTGATCATTCTATTATTGAAAATTTTGGAGAAGAAGGCAAAACATGCATTACATCAAGAGTTTATCCAAGTTTGGCAATTGGAGATAATGCACATTTGTATGTGTTTAATAATGGAAGTGAAACTGTGACTGTACAGAATCTTCAAGCTTGGAGTATGAAATCACCTACGGTTATGAACTGA
- the LOC115725283 gene encoding DUF724 domain-containing protein 6, which translates to MVDSNKDYRSVEVGRKTHDETGFFTNAWYPTTIITPCTNNPLKKRKCNHNKEEEQDRSLIGPFTIPPEPNDVVDAWNEEESVWSTGVVLSVQNDYCSVFFKEAPDIKDFHCSKLRPHWEQWLISPKQEIQYSKFKPGTSVELKDDMLGFAWIPATVIGEKGTNSVVVRYNNKNNQAVKITVQLDMIRPKPPQLSNDEDFKLKEKVDAFCESSYWLVGTITSVGKITSTLVQRKYAVNFGTYPKRNEIVFDHSQLRSHLDWVNEQWITNSGEVISTPTQQIQTQQVCDTAAKDIESSCSGSEFNNDENETPCSTNQDDTQNKELLFSATSMNDEEANSPKVNGSSNMLVKLHYDEFDNSGLLSFKEDDQKQNSKRKKSKEQYELQAPNSQGNTNEERKNTPFVKRSNLWALLESLEVCQKLPQNPHFHPLLNEEDDEIEFEALALSHMVKFALLIEKVFNLREDGSMAEIDYLIAELTEMGKLGFDVKVVKNNLNEWRMKKVELEELKIQITLHNEKKEKIDEELKILEKKQSLLMSQSAYEASQVSKLIAEATRINEAFSVIMGSSKCQHNQ; encoded by the exons ATGGTAGATAGCAACAAAGATTACAGATCAGTCGAAGTTGGGAGGAAAACCCATGATGAAACAGGCTTCTTCACCAACGCATGGTATCCAACCACAATCATTACTCCTTGTACTAACAACCCATTAAAGAAGAGAAAATGCAACCataacaaagaagaagaacaagaccGGTCTTTGATAGGACCTTTCACAATACCACCTGAACCTAACGACGTCGTTGATGCTTGGAATGAAGAGGAGAGTGTATGGTCTACTGGTGTTGTACTCTCTGTTCAGAATGATTACTGCTCTGTTTTCTTTAAGGAAGCTCCTGATATTAAGGATTTTCATTGTTCTAAGCTCAGACCTCATTGGGAACAATGGCTTATTTCCCCAAAGCAG GAAATACAATACTCAAAATTCAAACCAGGAACATCAGTAGAACTAAAAGATGATATGCTTGGATTTGCATGGATCCCAGCTACTGTTATTGGTGAAAAGGGTACAAATTCTGTTGTGGTGAGgtataataataagaataatcaAGCTGTGAAAATTACTGTACAACTAGATATGATTAGGCCTAAGCCTCCTCAATTGAGCAATGATGAAGATTTTAAGTTGAAGGAAAAGGTTGATGCTTTCTGTGAATCTAGTTATTGGTTAGTTGGAACAATCACTTCAGTTGGAAAAATCACTTCAACTCTGGTACAAAGAAAGTATGCTGTTAATTTTGGTACTTATCCTAAGAGAAATGAGATTGTATTTGATCACTCTCAATTGAGAAGTCACTTGGATTGGGTAAATGAACAGTGGATTACCAACTCAGGG gAGGTTATATCCACACCCACTCAACAAATTCAAACTCAACAAGTATGTGATACAGCCGCAAAAGACATTGAATCATCTTGTTCGGGTTCGGAATTCAACAATGATGAAAATGAAACACCTTGTTCAACGAACCAAGATGACACTCAAAATAAAGAGCTGCTATTTTCAGCTACTTCTATGAATG ATGAAGAAGCCAATTCGCCGAAAGTAAATGGTAGCTCTAACATGTTAGTGAAGCTTCATTATGATGAGTTTGACAATTCTGGTTTGCTGTCTTTTAAG gAGGATGATCAAAAACAAAATAGTAAAAGAAAGAAGAGTAAAGAACAATATGAATTGCAAGCTCCAAATTCTCAAG GTAACACTAATGAGGAAAGAAAGAATACTCCTTTTGTGAAAAGATCAAATCTTTGGGCATTACTTGAATCATTGGAAGTGTGTCAAAAACTACCACAGAACCCTCATTTTCATCCATTGTTGAATGAGGAAGATGATGAAATCGAATTCGAAGCATTAGCTTTGAGTCATATGGTCAAGTTTGCTTTATTGATTGAGAAGGTTTTCAATTTAAGAGAAGATGGTAGTATGGCTGagattgattatttaatagcgGAATTGACTGAAATGGGAAAATTGGGATTTGATGTGAAGGTGGTAAAGAATAATCTGAATGAGTGGAGAATGAAGAAAGTCGAGTTGgaagaattgaaaattcagatcaCATTGCATAATGAGAAAAAGGAGAAAATTGATGAGGAGTTGAAGATACTTGAAAAGAAGCAATCTTTGCTTATGTCTCAAAGTGCTTATGAAGCTTCACAAGTGAGTAAGTTAATTGCAGAAGCAACTAGGATTAATGAAGCTTTTTCTGTTATAATGGGAAGCTCCAAATGCCAACATAATCAATGA
- the LOC133039425 gene encoding uncharacterized protein LOC133039425 — protein MIPKKLSFFAQIANPRLNRLLLLPERNPTPPPPTAAYILSPKQKQKIAGRDVYLKFLPQVIALLSLEQLSYSAEKMLSNPIPMLCAVTSSLTRYAPTLIQLNSLNHLSFRVGSKPFPRKLPLMKMSMKKMMILLFLLSLIGSNLQVESLLLNLKPVNNFSTRLSSQISIS, from the exons atgaTCCCCAAAAAGTTGTCCTTTTTTG CCCAAATTGCAAACCCAAGACTCAATCGTCTTCTCCTCCTTCCCGAACGGAACCCTACCCCTCCGCCACCCACCGCCGCTTATATTCTCTCTCCG AAGCAGAAGCAGAAGATTGCTGGAAGAGATGTATACCTGAAATTTCTCCCTCAAGTGATTGCTCTGCTCTCGCTGGAGCAATTG AGTTATAGTGCAGAGAAGATGCTCTCAAACCCAATACCAATGCTTTGTGCCGTTACCTCTTCCTTAACTCGCTATGCACCAACTCTGATTCAACTCAACTCTCTGAATCACTTGAGCTTCCGAGTTGGGTCAAAGCCGTTCCCTCGAAAACTTCCACTGATGAAGATGTcaatgaagaagatgatgattttGTTATTCCTTCTCTCGCTCATTGGGTCGAATCTCCAAGTCGAAAGCTTGTTGTTGAACTTGAAGCCCGTGAACAACTTTTCAACAAGACTATCGAGTCAGATATCGATAAGTTGA